A genomic region of Micropterus dolomieu isolate WLL.071019.BEF.003 ecotype Adirondacks linkage group LG11, ASM2129224v1, whole genome shotgun sequence contains the following coding sequences:
- the pax9 gene encoding paired box protein Pax-9 isoform X2, translated as MEPAFGEVNQLGGVFVNGRPLPNAIRLRIVELAQLGIRPCDISRQLRVSHGCVSKILARYNETGSILPGAIGGSKPRVTTPTVVKHIRTYKQRDPGIFAWEIRDRLLADGVCDKFNLPSVSSISRILRNKIGNLSQQSQYESGKQAPHPPPQPTLPYNHLYSYPTSKVPTPPGMPTLPGHMAMHRIWPSSHSVTDILGIRSITEQQISDSPSFSSAKLEEWSAINRTNFPPASSPLVSGVDKPHLEPEAKYTQTPNGLPTVNSYVTAPSIPPYHPPTQVSPYMGYSATTSAYVTGPTWQPASGSALSPHSCDIATPLAFKSMTANRDTIHPVAASVL; from the exons CAGCTCGGGATCCGACCCTGTGACATCAGCAGGCAGCTACGCGTCTCCCACGGCTGCGTCAGCAAGATCCTGGCCCGCTACAACGAGACCGGCTCCATCCTCCCGGGGGCCATCGGAGGCAGCAAGCCGCGGGTCACCACACCCACCGTGGTCAAGCACATACGGACATACAAGCAGAGAGACCCGGGGATTTTTGCCTGGGAGATCCGGGACAGGCTACTCGCCGACGGGGTTTGCGACAAGTTCAATCTGCCCTCCGTCAGCTCCATCAGTCGGATCCTCCGCAACAAGATCGGGAATCTGTCCCAGCAGAGTCAGTATGAGTCGGGCAAGCAGGCGCCTCACCCACCACCACAACCAACGTTACCCTACAACCACTTATACTCATACCCGACATCCAAAGTGCCCACTCCCCCTGGCATGCCCACCCTTCCCGGACACATGGCCATGCACAGGATATGGCCTTCCTCGCACTCTGTAACAGATATTCTGGGGATACGGTCAATTACAGAGCAACAAA TTAGTGACAGTCCATCGTTTTCCAGCGCCAAACTAGAAGAATGGAGCGCTATTAACAGGACTAATTTCCCACCAGCAAGCTCTCCACTAGTCAGTGGCGTGGATAAACCGCATTTAGAACCTGAAGCAAAATacacacag ACGCCGAATGGATTGCCCACAGTGAACAGCTATGTCACAGCACCCAGCATCCCTCCCTACCACCCTCCCACCCAAGTGTCACCTTACATGGGGTACAGCGCCACCACCTCGGCCTATGTGACCGGACCCACATGGCAGCCGGCCAGTGGCAGTGCTCTATCTCCCCACAGCTGTGACATTGCCACCCCTCTAGCCTTCAAGAGTATGACAGCCAACCGTGACACCATCCACCCAGTCGCTGCCTCGGTGCTGTGA